The Arachis duranensis cultivar V14167 chromosome 2, aradu.V14167.gnm2.J7QH, whole genome shotgun sequence genome has a window encoding:
- the LOC107474823 gene encoding meiotic recombination protein SPO11-2 isoform X2, which translates to MEDLRNPMLKFFSDQELCYAEIVRSAQVRARIEVSVLNFLKNLNASNPAISDLPLIQRKFCNSRVNHSLMTDLSCVFLSHSVSSRSLMRPNAAKAFVRVWKVMELCYQILLQEKSVTQRELYYKLLCDSPHLFPSQIDVNRTIQDVVALLRCSRYCLGIMASSRGLVAVRLTFQEPGKEVVDCSVCGSSAHTIPGDVNLLENLILDTDARYIIIVEKHAIFQRLAEDQFFNQIPSILVTAKGYPDMATRVLLHRIHRTFPDLPILALVDWNPAGLAILCTFKFGSVTMGLEAYRYACNVKWLGLRGHDLEMLPDESLVPLKPKDLQIAQSLMSSGILQEES; encoded by the exons ATGGAAGATCTTCGGAATCCAATGCTGAAGTTCTTCTCTGATCAAGAGCTTTGTTATGCTGAGATCGTCCGTAGTGCTCAG GTCCGAGCTAGAATTGAAGTTTCAGTGCTCAATTTTCTCAAGAATTTGAATGCATCAAACCCCGCCATCTCAGATTTGCCTCTG ATTCAGAGAAAATTTTGCAACAGCCGAGTAAATCATAGCTTGATGACCGACCTATCATGTGTTTTCCTCTCCCATTCTGTTTCTTCGAGGTCCTTGATGAGGCCTAATGCAGCAAAGGCCTTCGTTAGag TGTGGAAGGTGATGGAGTTGTGCTATCAGATATTGCTTCAGGAAAAGAGTGTCACGCAGAGGGAGCTATACTACAAGCTTCTGTGTGATTCCCCACATCTGTTTCCTTCTCAGATAGATGTCAACAGGACAATCCAAG ATGTCGTGGCATTGCTTAGGTGCAGCCGATACTGTCTCGGAATCATGGCATCTAGTCGAGGTCTAGTAGCCGTCCGCCTGACTTTTCAG GAGCCGGGCAAAGAGGTTGTTGATTGCTCTGTATGCGGATCTTCTGCACATACAATTCCGGGAGACGTGAATTTGTTAGAAAACTTGATTCTAGATACTGATGCTAGATACATTATAATTGTGGAGAAG CATGCAATATTTCAGCGGCTTGCTGAGGatcaattttttaatcaaattccaAGCATTCTTGTCACAGCTAAAGGTTATCCAGATATGGCAACGAG AGTTCTTCTTCATCGAATCCATCGAACATTTCCTGACTTGCCAATTTTAGCTTTGGTGGATTG GAATCCTGCTGGATTAGCTATTTTGTGCACCTTCAAATTTGGAAGTGTTACAATGGGCCTAGAGGCATACAGATACg CGTGCAATGTGAAATGGTTAGGCTTACGGGGGCATGATCTAGAGATGTTGCCTGACGAATCTTTGGTTCCGTTAAAGCCAAAGGATCTCCAAATTGCTCAAAGCTTGATGTCCTCCGGAATCTTACAG GAGGAAAGTTGA
- the LOC107474823 gene encoding meiotic recombination protein SPO11-2 isoform X1 has protein sequence MEDLRNPMLKFFSDQELCYAEIVRSAQVRARIEVSVLNFLKNLNASNPAISDLPLIQRKFCNSRVNHSLMTDLSCVFLSHSVSSRSLMRPNAAKAFVRVWKVMELCYQILLQEKSVTQRELYYKLLCDSPHLFPSQIDVNRTIQDVVALLRCSRYCLGIMASSRGLVAVRLTFQEPGKEVVDCSVCGSSAHTIPGDVNLLENLILDTDARYIIIVEKHAIFQRLAEDQFFNQIPSILVTAKGYPDMATRVLLHRIHRTFPDLPILALVDWNPAGLAILCTFKFGSVTMGLEAYRYACNVKWLGLRGHDLEMLPDESLVPLKPKDLQIAQSLMSSGILQGNYRDEVALMVQSGRRAEIEALYFHGYDYLGKYIAKKIVQSDYI, from the exons ATGGAAGATCTTCGGAATCCAATGCTGAAGTTCTTCTCTGATCAAGAGCTTTGTTATGCTGAGATCGTCCGTAGTGCTCAG GTCCGAGCTAGAATTGAAGTTTCAGTGCTCAATTTTCTCAAGAATTTGAATGCATCAAACCCCGCCATCTCAGATTTGCCTCTG ATTCAGAGAAAATTTTGCAACAGCCGAGTAAATCATAGCTTGATGACCGACCTATCATGTGTTTTCCTCTCCCATTCTGTTTCTTCGAGGTCCTTGATGAGGCCTAATGCAGCAAAGGCCTTCGTTAGag TGTGGAAGGTGATGGAGTTGTGCTATCAGATATTGCTTCAGGAAAAGAGTGTCACGCAGAGGGAGCTATACTACAAGCTTCTGTGTGATTCCCCACATCTGTTTCCTTCTCAGATAGATGTCAACAGGACAATCCAAG ATGTCGTGGCATTGCTTAGGTGCAGCCGATACTGTCTCGGAATCATGGCATCTAGTCGAGGTCTAGTAGCCGTCCGCCTGACTTTTCAG GAGCCGGGCAAAGAGGTTGTTGATTGCTCTGTATGCGGATCTTCTGCACATACAATTCCGGGAGACGTGAATTTGTTAGAAAACTTGATTCTAGATACTGATGCTAGATACATTATAATTGTGGAGAAG CATGCAATATTTCAGCGGCTTGCTGAGGatcaattttttaatcaaattccaAGCATTCTTGTCACAGCTAAAGGTTATCCAGATATGGCAACGAG AGTTCTTCTTCATCGAATCCATCGAACATTTCCTGACTTGCCAATTTTAGCTTTGGTGGATTG GAATCCTGCTGGATTAGCTATTTTGTGCACCTTCAAATTTGGAAGTGTTACAATGGGCCTAGAGGCATACAGATACg CGTGCAATGTGAAATGGTTAGGCTTACGGGGGCATGATCTAGAGATGTTGCCTGACGAATCTTTGGTTCCGTTAAAGCCAAAGGATCTCCAAATTGCTCAAAGCTTGATGTCCTCCGGAATCTTACAG gGGAATTACAGAGATGAGGTGGCCTTAATGGTCCAGAGTGGTAGGCGAGCTGAAATCGAGGCCCTATACTTTCATGGGTATGATTATTTGGGGAAGTACATAGCTAAAAAGATTGTTCAGTCCGATTATATATAA